The Coregonus clupeaformis isolate EN_2021a chromosome 20, ASM2061545v1, whole genome shotgun sequence genome contains a region encoding:
- the LOC121543583 gene encoding optineurin isoform X4 has product MYCPLAWLQTTSPCCRVMASSSPMVNGDISRGPSSHPGHSPTTGTLEETLQQMNRLIQENRDLKEALKHTNMSMKERFEGLSVWREKQREEKEFLEGRLDEARGRMEALSLHNQELSRKVEEQEGGGGAEGKGQAGTANHTAELEVLRAQLVRLQAEKSDLVAMNSELQLKTGQESEDDSFIEIRIAREDTGKDLCHNEKDSRYDMSASRQESEELTVSQLLQSLRKETQRVERLQIELEAARSRITELEKKETNTESSTQTSLLPEVVSPALATTACGTEPEPEEEPQQNSGKEKVYTQIGWAASEVENLKAQMMTLFNELQQAQRKLDEAEGMKKNLQDRCRDVEQDVVTLKAQLVEKQEVQSENDRLKLQVDSMKAQGQLEQRKAGEERTNLTQLKDAYTKLFEDYNELKQESKNREPLVTKEVGDLQTRLDAAEKALAAKQQQIDVMKQEIYQKEKELETISVFQAQAEVYSSDFYAERAAREKIHEEKERLSAQLEFVKKQNTQLQDEMDSLGRW; this is encoded by the exons ATGTATTGTCCACTTGCATGGCTCCAAACCACCTCACCTTGCTGTAGAGTGATGGCGTCCAGCTCCCCCATGGTGAACGGGGACATCTCCCGGGGTCCTAGCTCCCACCCCGGCCACAGCCCCACCACAGGCACCCTGGAGGAAACGCTGCAGCAGATGAACCGCCTCATCCAGGAGAACCGAGACCTGAAGG AGGCGCTGAAACATACCAACATGTCAATGAAGGAGCGCTTCGAGGGTCTTTCTGTGTGgagggagaagcagagggaggagaaggagttCCTGGAGGGGAGGCTGGATGAGGCTCGCGGCCGCATGGAGGCCCTCTCCTTACACAACCAGGAGCTCAGCAGGAAGGTGGAggagcaggagggaggaggaggagcagaggggaagggacag GCTGGGACAGCCAATCATACTGCAGAACTGGAGGTGCTGCGTGCCCAACTGGTGCGTCTGCAGGCAGAGAAAAGTGACCTGGTGGCCATGAACTCTGAACTCCAGCTCAAGACAGGTCAGGAGTCAGAGGACGACTCCTTCATAGAGATCAGGATTGCT agagaggatACTGGAAAGGACCTGTGTCATAATGAAAAGGACTCCAGGTATGACATGAGTGCGTCCAGGCAGGAGTCTGAGGAGCTGACTGTCAGCCAGCTGCTCCAGTCCTTGAGGAAGGAGACCCAGAGGGTGGAGAGGCTACAAATCGAGCTCGAGGCTGCTAGATCCAG AATCACAGAGCTGGAGAAGAAGGAAACTAACACGGAGAGCTCCACACAGACCTCACTACTGCCAGAGGTGGTTTCCCCAGCGCTAGCCACCACAGCATGTGGTACTGAGCCAGAACCAGAGGAGGAGCCCCAACAGAACTCTGGGAAGGAGAAGGTATATACACAGATAGGCTGG GCTGCGTCAGAGGTGGAGAATCTGAAGGCTCAGATGATGACCCTGTTTAATGAGCTACAACAGGCTCAGCGCAAACTGGACGAGGCAGAGGGCATGAAGAAGAACCTGCAGGacag ATGCAGGGATGTGGAGCAGGATGTGGTGACTCTGAAAGCCCAGCTGGTAGAGAAGCAGGAGGTACAGAGTGAGAATGACAGATTGAAGCTGCAGGTGGACAGCATGAAGGCCCAGGGCCAGCTAGAGCAGAGgaaagcaggagaggagag gACTAACCTGACCCAGCTGAAGGATGCCTACACCAAGCTATTCGAGGACTACAACGAGTTGAAGCAAGAGAGCAAGAACAGAGAG CCACTGGTCACTAAGGAGGTGGGAGACCTGCAGACCAGACTGGACGCAGCAGAGAAGGCCCTGGCTGCTAAGCAACAGCAGATAGATGTCATGAAGCAAGAGATATATCAGAAGGAGAAGGAGCTGGAGACCATCTCTGTGTTCCAGGCTCAG GCGGAGGTGTACTCCTCTGACTTCTACGCGGAGCGAGCAGCTCGGGAGAAGATTCACGAGGAGAAGGAACGTCTGTCTGCTCAGCTGGAGTTTGTCAAGAAACAGAACACTCAGCTACAGGACGAGATGGACTCACTGGGCAG GTGGTGA
- the LOC121543583 gene encoding optineurin isoform X2, whose protein sequence is MYCPLAWLQTTSPCCRVMASSSPMVNGDISRGPSSHPGHSPTTGTLEETLQQMNRLIQENRDLKEALKHTNMSMKERFEGLSVWREKQREEKEFLEGRLDEARGRMEALSLHNQELSRKVEEQEGGGGAEGKGQAGTANHTAELEVLRAQLVRLQAEKSDLVAMNSELQLKTGQESEDDSFIEIRIAREDTGKDLCHNEKDSRYDMSASRQESEELTVSQLLQSLRKETQRVERLQIELEAARSRITELEKKETNTESSTQTSLLPEVVSPALATTACGTEPEPEEEPQQNSGKEKAASEVENLKAQMMTLFNELQQAQRKLDEAEGMKKNLQDRCRDVEQDVVTLKAQLVEKQEVQSENDRLKLQVDSMKAQGQLEQRKAGEERTNLTQLKDAYTKLFEDYNELKQESKNREPLVTKEVGDLQTRLDAAEKALAAKQQQIDVMKQEIYQKEKELETISVFQAQAEVYSSDFYAERAAREKIHEEKERLSAQLEFVKKQNTQLQDEMDSLGRQSLSDMQRRHMPRGGNPHGGAGPQNMQGARGGDARHWQQQGNIPEHVCPKCNEILPDLDSLQIHIMDCII, encoded by the exons ATGTATTGTCCACTTGCATGGCTCCAAACCACCTCACCTTGCTGTAGAGTGATGGCGTCCAGCTCCCCCATGGTGAACGGGGACATCTCCCGGGGTCCTAGCTCCCACCCCGGCCACAGCCCCACCACAGGCACCCTGGAGGAAACGCTGCAGCAGATGAACCGCCTCATCCAGGAGAACCGAGACCTGAAGG AGGCGCTGAAACATACCAACATGTCAATGAAGGAGCGCTTCGAGGGTCTTTCTGTGTGgagggagaagcagagggaggagaaggagttCCTGGAGGGGAGGCTGGATGAGGCTCGCGGCCGCATGGAGGCCCTCTCCTTACACAACCAGGAGCTCAGCAGGAAGGTGGAggagcaggagggaggaggaggagcagaggggaagggacag GCTGGGACAGCCAATCATACTGCAGAACTGGAGGTGCTGCGTGCCCAACTGGTGCGTCTGCAGGCAGAGAAAAGTGACCTGGTGGCCATGAACTCTGAACTCCAGCTCAAGACAGGTCAGGAGTCAGAGGACGACTCCTTCATAGAGATCAGGATTGCT agagaggatACTGGAAAGGACCTGTGTCATAATGAAAAGGACTCCAGGTATGACATGAGTGCGTCCAGGCAGGAGTCTGAGGAGCTGACTGTCAGCCAGCTGCTCCAGTCCTTGAGGAAGGAGACCCAGAGGGTGGAGAGGCTACAAATCGAGCTCGAGGCTGCTAGATCCAG AATCACAGAGCTGGAGAAGAAGGAAACTAACACGGAGAGCTCCACACAGACCTCACTACTGCCAGAGGTGGTTTCCCCAGCGCTAGCCACCACAGCATGTGGTACTGAGCCAGAACCAGAGGAGGAGCCCCAACAGAACTCTGGGAAGGAGAAG GCTGCGTCAGAGGTGGAGAATCTGAAGGCTCAGATGATGACCCTGTTTAATGAGCTACAACAGGCTCAGCGCAAACTGGACGAGGCAGAGGGCATGAAGAAGAACCTGCAGGacag ATGCAGGGATGTGGAGCAGGATGTGGTGACTCTGAAAGCCCAGCTGGTAGAGAAGCAGGAGGTACAGAGTGAGAATGACAGATTGAAGCTGCAGGTGGACAGCATGAAGGCCCAGGGCCAGCTAGAGCAGAGgaaagcaggagaggagag gACTAACCTGACCCAGCTGAAGGATGCCTACACCAAGCTATTCGAGGACTACAACGAGTTGAAGCAAGAGAGCAAGAACAGAGAG CCACTGGTCACTAAGGAGGTGGGAGACCTGCAGACCAGACTGGACGCAGCAGAGAAGGCCCTGGCTGCTAAGCAACAGCAGATAGATGTCATGAAGCAAGAGATATATCAGAAGGAGAAGGAGCTGGAGACCATCTCTGTGTTCCAGGCTCAG GCGGAGGTGTACTCCTCTGACTTCTACGCGGAGCGAGCAGCTCGGGAGAAGATTCACGAGGAGAAGGAACGTCTGTCTGCTCAGCTGGAGTTTGTCAAGAAACAGAACACTCAGCTACAGGACGAGATGGACTCACTGGGCAG GCAATCTCTGAGCGATATGCAGAGGAGACACATGCCACGTGGAGGCAATCCACATGGGGGCGCTGGTCCACAAAACATGCAGGGAGCCAGAG GTGGTGATGCCAGGCACTGGCAGCAGCAGGGGAATATACCGGAGCACGTCTGCCCCAAGTGTAACGAGATCCTGCCAGACCTGGACAGCCTGCAGATTCACATCATGGACTGCATCATCTGA
- the LOC121543583 gene encoding optineurin isoform X1, which produces MYCPLAWLQTTSPCCRVMASSSPMVNGDISRGPSSHPGHSPTTGTLEETLQQMNRLIQENRDLKEALKHTNMSMKERFEGLSVWREKQREEKEFLEGRLDEARGRMEALSLHNQELSRKVEEQEGGGGAEGKGQAGTANHTAELEVLRAQLVRLQAEKSDLVAMNSELQLKTGQESEDDSFIEIRIAREDTGKDLCHNEKDSRYDMSASRQESEELTVSQLLQSLRKETQRVERLQIELEAARSRITELEKKETNTESSTQTSLLPEVVSPALATTACGTEPEPEEEPQQNSGKEKVYTQIGWAASEVENLKAQMMTLFNELQQAQRKLDEAEGMKKNLQDRCRDVEQDVVTLKAQLVEKQEVQSENDRLKLQVDSMKAQGQLEQRKAGEERTNLTQLKDAYTKLFEDYNELKQESKNREPLVTKEVGDLQTRLDAAEKALAAKQQQIDVMKQEIYQKEKELETISVFQAQAEVYSSDFYAERAAREKIHEEKERLSAQLEFVKKQNTQLQDEMDSLGRQSLSDMQRRHMPRGGNPHGGAGPQNMQGARGGDARHWQQQGNIPEHVCPKCNEILPDLDSLQIHIMDCII; this is translated from the exons ATGTATTGTCCACTTGCATGGCTCCAAACCACCTCACCTTGCTGTAGAGTGATGGCGTCCAGCTCCCCCATGGTGAACGGGGACATCTCCCGGGGTCCTAGCTCCCACCCCGGCCACAGCCCCACCACAGGCACCCTGGAGGAAACGCTGCAGCAGATGAACCGCCTCATCCAGGAGAACCGAGACCTGAAGG AGGCGCTGAAACATACCAACATGTCAATGAAGGAGCGCTTCGAGGGTCTTTCTGTGTGgagggagaagcagagggaggagaaggagttCCTGGAGGGGAGGCTGGATGAGGCTCGCGGCCGCATGGAGGCCCTCTCCTTACACAACCAGGAGCTCAGCAGGAAGGTGGAggagcaggagggaggaggaggagcagaggggaagggacag GCTGGGACAGCCAATCATACTGCAGAACTGGAGGTGCTGCGTGCCCAACTGGTGCGTCTGCAGGCAGAGAAAAGTGACCTGGTGGCCATGAACTCTGAACTCCAGCTCAAGACAGGTCAGGAGTCAGAGGACGACTCCTTCATAGAGATCAGGATTGCT agagaggatACTGGAAAGGACCTGTGTCATAATGAAAAGGACTCCAGGTATGACATGAGTGCGTCCAGGCAGGAGTCTGAGGAGCTGACTGTCAGCCAGCTGCTCCAGTCCTTGAGGAAGGAGACCCAGAGGGTGGAGAGGCTACAAATCGAGCTCGAGGCTGCTAGATCCAG AATCACAGAGCTGGAGAAGAAGGAAACTAACACGGAGAGCTCCACACAGACCTCACTACTGCCAGAGGTGGTTTCCCCAGCGCTAGCCACCACAGCATGTGGTACTGAGCCAGAACCAGAGGAGGAGCCCCAACAGAACTCTGGGAAGGAGAAGGTATATACACAGATAGGCTGG GCTGCGTCAGAGGTGGAGAATCTGAAGGCTCAGATGATGACCCTGTTTAATGAGCTACAACAGGCTCAGCGCAAACTGGACGAGGCAGAGGGCATGAAGAAGAACCTGCAGGacag ATGCAGGGATGTGGAGCAGGATGTGGTGACTCTGAAAGCCCAGCTGGTAGAGAAGCAGGAGGTACAGAGTGAGAATGACAGATTGAAGCTGCAGGTGGACAGCATGAAGGCCCAGGGCCAGCTAGAGCAGAGgaaagcaggagaggagag gACTAACCTGACCCAGCTGAAGGATGCCTACACCAAGCTATTCGAGGACTACAACGAGTTGAAGCAAGAGAGCAAGAACAGAGAG CCACTGGTCACTAAGGAGGTGGGAGACCTGCAGACCAGACTGGACGCAGCAGAGAAGGCCCTGGCTGCTAAGCAACAGCAGATAGATGTCATGAAGCAAGAGATATATCAGAAGGAGAAGGAGCTGGAGACCATCTCTGTGTTCCAGGCTCAG GCGGAGGTGTACTCCTCTGACTTCTACGCGGAGCGAGCAGCTCGGGAGAAGATTCACGAGGAGAAGGAACGTCTGTCTGCTCAGCTGGAGTTTGTCAAGAAACAGAACACTCAGCTACAGGACGAGATGGACTCACTGGGCAG GCAATCTCTGAGCGATATGCAGAGGAGACACATGCCACGTGGAGGCAATCCACATGGGGGCGCTGGTCCACAAAACATGCAGGGAGCCAGAG GTGGTGATGCCAGGCACTGGCAGCAGCAGGGGAATATACCGGAGCACGTCTGCCCCAAGTGTAACGAGATCCTGCCAGACCTGGACAGCCTGCAGATTCACATCATGGACTGCATCATCTGA
- the LOC121543583 gene encoding optineurin isoform X3: protein MASSSPMVNGDISRGPSSHPGHSPTTGTLEETLQQMNRLIQENRDLKEALKHTNMSMKERFEGLSVWREKQREEKEFLEGRLDEARGRMEALSLHNQELSRKVEEQEGGGGAEGKGQAGTANHTAELEVLRAQLVRLQAEKSDLVAMNSELQLKTGQESEDDSFIEIRIAREDTGKDLCHNEKDSRYDMSASRQESEELTVSQLLQSLRKETQRVERLQIELEAARSRITELEKKETNTESSTQTSLLPEVVSPALATTACGTEPEPEEEPQQNSGKEKVYTQIGWAASEVENLKAQMMTLFNELQQAQRKLDEAEGMKKNLQDRCRDVEQDVVTLKAQLVEKQEVQSENDRLKLQVDSMKAQGQLEQRKAGEERTNLTQLKDAYTKLFEDYNELKQESKNREPLVTKEVGDLQTRLDAAEKALAAKQQQIDVMKQEIYQKEKELETISVFQAQAEVYSSDFYAERAAREKIHEEKERLSAQLEFVKKQNTQLQDEMDSLGRQSLSDMQRRHMPRGGNPHGGAGPQNMQGARGGDARHWQQQGNIPEHVCPKCNEILPDLDSLQIHIMDCII from the exons ATGGCGTCCAGCTCCCCCATGGTGAACGGGGACATCTCCCGGGGTCCTAGCTCCCACCCCGGCCACAGCCCCACCACAGGCACCCTGGAGGAAACGCTGCAGCAGATGAACCGCCTCATCCAGGAGAACCGAGACCTGAAGG AGGCGCTGAAACATACCAACATGTCAATGAAGGAGCGCTTCGAGGGTCTTTCTGTGTGgagggagaagcagagggaggagaaggagttCCTGGAGGGGAGGCTGGATGAGGCTCGCGGCCGCATGGAGGCCCTCTCCTTACACAACCAGGAGCTCAGCAGGAAGGTGGAggagcaggagggaggaggaggagcagaggggaagggacag GCTGGGACAGCCAATCATACTGCAGAACTGGAGGTGCTGCGTGCCCAACTGGTGCGTCTGCAGGCAGAGAAAAGTGACCTGGTGGCCATGAACTCTGAACTCCAGCTCAAGACAGGTCAGGAGTCAGAGGACGACTCCTTCATAGAGATCAGGATTGCT agagaggatACTGGAAAGGACCTGTGTCATAATGAAAAGGACTCCAGGTATGACATGAGTGCGTCCAGGCAGGAGTCTGAGGAGCTGACTGTCAGCCAGCTGCTCCAGTCCTTGAGGAAGGAGACCCAGAGGGTGGAGAGGCTACAAATCGAGCTCGAGGCTGCTAGATCCAG AATCACAGAGCTGGAGAAGAAGGAAACTAACACGGAGAGCTCCACACAGACCTCACTACTGCCAGAGGTGGTTTCCCCAGCGCTAGCCACCACAGCATGTGGTACTGAGCCAGAACCAGAGGAGGAGCCCCAACAGAACTCTGGGAAGGAGAAGGTATATACACAGATAGGCTGG GCTGCGTCAGAGGTGGAGAATCTGAAGGCTCAGATGATGACCCTGTTTAATGAGCTACAACAGGCTCAGCGCAAACTGGACGAGGCAGAGGGCATGAAGAAGAACCTGCAGGacag ATGCAGGGATGTGGAGCAGGATGTGGTGACTCTGAAAGCCCAGCTGGTAGAGAAGCAGGAGGTACAGAGTGAGAATGACAGATTGAAGCTGCAGGTGGACAGCATGAAGGCCCAGGGCCAGCTAGAGCAGAGgaaagcaggagaggagag gACTAACCTGACCCAGCTGAAGGATGCCTACACCAAGCTATTCGAGGACTACAACGAGTTGAAGCAAGAGAGCAAGAACAGAGAG CCACTGGTCACTAAGGAGGTGGGAGACCTGCAGACCAGACTGGACGCAGCAGAGAAGGCCCTGGCTGCTAAGCAACAGCAGATAGATGTCATGAAGCAAGAGATATATCAGAAGGAGAAGGAGCTGGAGACCATCTCTGTGTTCCAGGCTCAG GCGGAGGTGTACTCCTCTGACTTCTACGCGGAGCGAGCAGCTCGGGAGAAGATTCACGAGGAGAAGGAACGTCTGTCTGCTCAGCTGGAGTTTGTCAAGAAACAGAACACTCAGCTACAGGACGAGATGGACTCACTGGGCAG GCAATCTCTGAGCGATATGCAGAGGAGACACATGCCACGTGGAGGCAATCCACATGGGGGCGCTGGTCCACAAAACATGCAGGGAGCCAGAG GTGGTGATGCCAGGCACTGGCAGCAGCAGGGGAATATACCGGAGCACGTCTGCCCCAAGTGTAACGAGATCCTGCCAGACCTGGACAGCCTGCAGATTCACATCATGGACTGCATCATCTGA